The genomic window CCGAGATATCCAGATTCAGCCGGCATTCCCCGGCGGCCATCCAGAGATACCTCATCACCTTGGGAAGGGTGGTCCTGCTTCTCCGCCGGGGATTTAAGGCCAGGGAGATCGCCTTCCTCTGCGGCATCTCGGAGCGGCTGGCACGGGAGTACATGGAGCTGCTCGAGAAAAACGCCGAGGGGTACGCCGAGCGCATAGAGGAGATCGCCGAGCTGGTGTCCTCGCGGCCCGCCTCAAGCGACAAAAAGGGGGCGGCGTGATGGGGACTGGAAAGCCCGCCATGGCCAGGGCCGACGTGATCAGGCGCCGCAACTTTCGCTCCGCCCTCCTCCACATGCTGGAGAGGCAGTACAAGATCATGGGCAGCCGCAGGGTGCTGAAGCTGTCAAGGGCGGGATAAAAATGTACCAAAAACGGCGGTTTAAAATT from Actinomycetota bacterium includes these protein-coding regions:
- a CDS encoding DUF1670 domain-containing protein produces the protein EISRFSRHSPAAIQRYLITLGRVVLLLRRGFKAREIAFLCGISERLAREYMELLEKNAEGYAERIEEIAELVSSRPASSDKKGAA